The Montipora capricornis isolate CH-2021 chromosome 6, ASM3666992v2, whole genome shotgun sequence genome has a window encoding:
- the LOC138051920 gene encoding protein Wnt-4-like has translation MYITMLQVLIAILFLLNRFVSSSQWLSIALSSSANTFISRRSCDDVGEKLNHRQVQICKRNIDVMNSVKSGASMAVSECQHQFRQRRWNCTTVQFERSPVFGNSANGGTREAAFVHSISSAGVAYAVTRSCSVGNLGRKCGCDQKYNGMSEKGWKWAGCSDDIDFGINFSQTFVDARERGRKAGNPSRVLMNLHNNNAGRLAVKKFMKLQCKCHGVSGSCNVKTCWRSLPNFRLVGDYIKEKFDGATEVEVRLIGSRRVLVPRNEYFKPHTIVDLVYIDGSPNFCNADSNTGSLGTRGRSCNRTSQAIDGCELMCCNRGYTTRQEVRVERCSCKFHWCCYVRCQDCRRKVEVSVCK, from the exons ATGTATATCACGATGCTTCAAGTTTTGATAGCTATCCTGTTTCTGCTGAACCGTTTTGTGTCTTCGAGCCAATGGCT ATCAATAGCCTTGTCAAGCTCAGCAAACACGTTTATCAGCAGACGAAGCTGCGATGATGTTGGCGAGAAACTTAATCATAGACAAGTTCAGATCTGCAAAAGAAACATTGACGTCATGAACAGCGTTAAATCTGGAGCTTCTATGGCGGTGTCCGAATGTCAACACCAGTTTCGCCAGAGAAGATGGAACTGCACCACTGTGCAATTTGAAAGGTCTCCTGTTTTTGGAAATTCTGCAAACGGAG GAACCAGAGAAGCCGCCTTTGTTCATTCCATCTCATCTGCTGGCGTGGCTTATGCTGTTACACGGTCATGCTCAGTGGGAAACCTTGGTCGTAAATGCGGCTGCGACCAGAAATACAACGGAATGTCAGAGAAGGGTTGGAAATGGGCTGGTTGCAGCGATGACATTGATTTTGGCATCAATTTTTCGCAGACTTTTGTGGATGCAAGAGAACGCGGACGAAAAGCCGGAAACCCTTCTCGTGTCTTGATGAATCTTCACAACAACAATGCCGGCAGATTG gcggtgaaaaaatTCATGAAACTTCAGTGCAAATGTCACGGTGTATCAGGCTCATGCAACGTTAAAACCTGCTGGCGGTCACTGCCAAACTTTAGACTGGTTGGCGACTACATCAAGGAAAAGTTCGACGGAGCAACAGAGGTGGAAGTAAGGCTAATAGGCTCGAGAAGAGTTCTGGTTCCACGTAACGAATATTTTAAGCCACATACAATCGTCGACCTTGTTTACATTGATGGctcaccaaatttttgtaatgcCGATTCTAACACCGGATCTCTGGGAACCAGAGGAAGATCTTGTAATCGCACTTCTCAAGCTATTGATGGCTGTGAACTGATGTGTTGTAATAGAGGTTACACCACGCGTCAAGAAGTTAGGGTCGAGCGCTGTTCGTGTAAATTTCACTGGTGCTGTTATGTCCGGTGTCAAGATTGCCGGAGAAAGGTGGAGGTCAGCGTTTGCAAGTAA